TCAATTGCAAACATTGTGGGTTTTCCAGGCTTGATATTTACTCCTTTAAAAACAATATTGCTAGATTCCAAAATAACATCTTGAGTAAAATCATAGTCCCCCTTACTCATCCCTCCAGTTGTAACGATAAAATCGCATTCTCTTAGCATTTGAGCAAAAATTCTCCTTAAGCTCTCAAAATCATCTTTAGTATTTGAATATATAAGTGCGCTTCCACCCATTTTTTCTATCATAGCACTTAAAATATGATTGTTGCTACTCCTTACTTGTCCTAGGTGTTCTCTTCTCTCTCCCACCTCTATAATCTCATTACCACTAGTTAAGATACCAACTCTTGGCTTTTGCTTTACCTTTACAAAAACCCTATTAAGCTCTGCAAGCAACCCTATTTCATAAGGAGTGATTTTGCAAGATCTTTGTAGGAGTAAATCACCTTCTTTATAATTATCTCCTATTTGACGCACCCAATCCCCTCTTTTAAGGGATACATCTGATTTTAAAAAAATCCTACCTTCTCTAACCTCAACATCCTCCACAATCACCAAAGTATCACTATTTTTTGGCATTAGGGAACCTGTGAAAGTTTTAATTGCAGATTGGGGTTTTAAATCAGAAAAATCACTTCCAGCAGGGTTGTCCTGTGTTATTATCAACCCATTATTTCTAAAGAACTCAAGATCTTCAAAGTTAAAGGCATAGCCATCCATACTTGAGAGAGGAGCCAAGGGCATAGACTCTTCTGCAAAGATATCCTCATCTAGCACTCTATCGATAGAATTGCTAAAAACAATCTTTTCACTACCTATTGAAGGAATTTCAGAATCCAAAATTTTTTGTATTGCTTCATCAAAATTAATAAGCATCACTCTTCCTCCAACAAATGACCTAATTTCTCTTTTTTTATTTTTAAATATTTTTGATTGTGGCAGTTGCTTTTGATGATAATACTACTGCGTTCTACTTTTACAAATTGCTCCATTGCTTTAATTTTTCTAGGATTGTTTGTTAGGAGTTCAATCTGATGAATTTGATAATAAGAAAAAATATCCTTTATCACACTATAATCTCTTTGATCACTTTTAAATCCTAAAGCCTCATTTGCCTCAACTGTATCATACCCTTGATCCTGAAGAGCATAGGCATTCACCTTATTAAAAAGCCCTATGCCCCTACCCTCTTGTCTTAAATAAATCAACATTCCACCTTGAGTTGGAGCTACTTTAGCAATCCTTTCCATTGCCAAAGCCAATTCTCCACCACAATCACATTTCAATGAAGTAAATACATCTCCAGTCAAACACTCTGAATGGATTCTCACTAGTGGTGTATCTGATAACTTTTCTGTAAAAACTATTAAATGTTCAAAAGTAAGATTTTGATTTATTTCTCTGCAAGATTGGATTAAAAAATTGCCAAATTTTGTAGGTAGTTTTGCTTGTTGAGAAAATTCTACTTGCATTATTATTCCTTAAACTTTTATCAATTATAATTTGGGATTATAACGATAAAAAGTTAAATTAATACCCTATCAAGGATACCCCTATGGCTATAATTGGAAATCTTTATTCTCTCTCGCATCTTTTCAAAAAAACAACCGCTTTAGAGCATCTTTATAGTTATCTCTATAATGCTAGTGATAAAACACACTCTTTTTACAAAAGAATCTTATCACTCCATCAAGGAGAAAGTAAAATAAATCTAGATTTTGGAATGATAGCAATAGAACAAACTTACACACTAAAGGATCCTAAAGAGGCCTTTTATGAAAGTCATCTTAAATATGTAGATTTTCAACTTGTTATACAGGGAGAAGAGTATTTTAGGGTGGGAGATTTGAGTCATTTTCAAGTTAAAGATTCTTATAACCCTACAAAAGATCTTATCACCTATACCCCAAAACTCAATCACTCATTATTCTTTTTGCAAAAAAATGATTTGGCTATCTTCTTTGAATATGATGTGCATGCGGGAGGACTTTATTACCAAG
The Helicobacter sp. 'house sparrow 1' DNA segment above includes these coding regions:
- a CDS encoding molybdopterin molybdotransferase MoeA, whose amino-acid sequence is MLINFDEAIQKILDSEIPSIGSEKIVFSNSIDRVLDEDIFAEESMPLAPLSSMDGYAFNFEDLEFFRNNGLIITQDNPAGSDFSDLKPQSAIKTFTGSLMPKNSDTLVIVEDVEVREGRIFLKSDVSLKRGDWVRQIGDNYKEGDLLLQRSCKITPYEIGLLAELNRVFVKVKQKPRVGILTSGNEIIEVGERREHLGQVRSSNNHILSAMIEKMGGSALIYSNTKDDFESLRRIFAQMLRECDFIVTTGGMSKGDYDFTQDVILESSNIVFKGVNIKPGKPTMFAIDKKSNKPILGLSGNPNAVAITFYLFGKTIMAKMLQQNSTPLKIVRAKLVEDVVKNDDRVEFRSCFISQVDGIYHTSFANKKKNQSAIINNLCGESALAILDHKILEKNQEVKVILFKEF
- the ribA gene encoding GTP cyclohydrolase II, encoding MQVEFSQQAKLPTKFGNFLIQSCREINQNLTFEHLIVFTEKLSDTPLVRIHSECLTGDVFTSLKCDCGGELALAMERIAKVAPTQGGMLIYLRQEGRGIGLFNKVNAYALQDQGYDTVEANEALGFKSDQRDYSVIKDIFSYYQIHQIELLTNNPRKIKAMEQFVKVERSSIIIKSNCHNQKYLKIKKEKLGHLLEEE
- a CDS encoding YhcH/YjgK/YiaL family protein, whose amino-acid sequence is MAIIGNLYSLSHLFKKTTALEHLYSYLYNASDKTHSFYKRILSLHQGESKINLDFGMIAIEQTYTLKDPKEAFYESHLKYVDFQLVIQGEEYFRVGDLSHFQVKDSYNPTKDLITYTPKLNHSLFFLQKNDLAIFFEYDVHAGGLYYQDLNHTHQVYKTVVKVPKELLKLKL